In the Thermoanaerobaculia bacterium genome, GCGAGATCGGCTATCGGCTCGACTCCGATCTCAAGGCGGGCGCAACCCCGGCGCACCTTCGCAAGCGCCTGCGCGAGTTCTACAACGATCACGAGAGCCAGGAATTCATCGAGAAGCTCTCGGATTCCGAGGTTCAGAAGCTCGCTGCGAAGTGCCGCGGCGGAGTGCACGTGGCGTCGCCGGTGTTTGACGGCGCGCGCGAAGAGGAAATTTTTGCGCTGCTCAAGGACGCGAACCTGCCCTCTTCTGGGAAGACCACGCTCTACGACGGCATGACGGGAGAAGGGTTCGAACAGAAGGTCACCGTCGGCTACATCTACATGTTGAAACTCTCGCATCTGGTCGACGACAAGATCCATGCCCGCTCGATCGGGCCGTACTCGCTGATCACGCAGCAGCCGCTCGGCGGCAAGGCGCAGTTCGGCGGCCAGCGGTTCGGCGAGATGGAGGTCTGGGCTCTCGAGGCGTACGGCGCGGCCTACACCCTCCAGGAGCTGCTGACCGTGAAGTCCGACGATGTCGAAGGGCGCTCGAAGGTCTACGAGTCGATCGTCAAGGGCGAGGTCCCGGAGGATCCGGGCCTGCCCGAGTCCTTCAACGTGCTGGTGCGCGAGCTCCAGTCCCTGTGTCTCGACGTCGAGCTCCTGAAGCGATAACCGGATGGCAGAGTTCGAAAGGAGTGGGCAATTGGAAACGCTCACGTTGATGAATCAACCGACCAGTTTGAAGGATTTCAATTCGATCCGGGTATCGCTCGCCTCTCCGGAGAAGATCCGGTCGTGGTCCTTCGGTGAGGTGACGAAGCCCGAGACGATCAACTACCGGACCTTCAAGCCGGAGCGGGACGGCCTCTTCTGCGCGAAGATCTTCGGCCCGATCACCGACTGGGAGTGTCTCTGCGGCAAGTACAAGCGGATGAAGCACCGCGGCGTCGTCTGCGACAAGTGCGGCGTCGAGGTGACGAAGTCCCGCGTGCGCCGCGAGCGGATGGGCCACATCGAGCTGGCGGCCCCCGTTTCGCACGTGTGGTTCTTCAAGGGCCTCCCGTCGCGCATCGGGCACCTGCTCGACATGTCGCTGCGCGACCTCGAGCGGGTCCTCTACTTCGAGTCGTACGTCGTGATCGATCCGGGCGAGACGGACCTGAAAGAGAAGGAGCTCCTGTCCGAGGAGCGGTACCGCGAGGTGCGCGGCGAATGGGGAGACGTCTTCGTCGCCCGCATGGGCGCGGAGGCGATCCAGGAGCTGCTCCGCCGCGTCGACGTCGAGTCGCAGGCGGAAGAGCTCCGCCTGGTCATGAAGACCGAGACCTCGCAGATCAAGAAGCAGAAGGCGGCCAAGCGCCTGAAGGTCATCGACTCGTTCCGCCGGTCGGGGCAGCGCCCCGAGTGGATGATCATGGACGTCATCCCGGTCATCCCGCCGGAGCTCCGTCCGCTGGTGCCTCTCGACGGAGGCCGCTTCGCGAC is a window encoding:
- a CDS encoding DNA-directed RNA polymerase subunit beta, producing EIGYRLDSDLKAGATPAHLRKRLREFYNDHESQEFIEKLSDSEVQKLAAKCRGGVHVASPVFDGAREEEIFALLKDANLPSSGKTTLYDGMTGEGFEQKVTVGYIYMLKLSHLVDDKIHARSIGPYSLITQQPLGGKAQFGGQRFGEMEVWALEAYGAAYTLQELLTVKSDDVEGRSKVYESIVKGEVPEDPGLPESFNVLVRELQSLCLDVELLKR